GCCTTTGAAAGCCCAACGATGATTTCATAATGTTCGCCCTCTGCTCTTAAAAACCCTAAAAATAGTGAAATGAGCAATAACTTTTTTAGCATTTTATCCCTTTACCATTGATAAGAAAAGCTCACCCCATAGCGGCTACTGCCCTTAAAATCGCTAGAAATTTCAGGATAGAGCATCCATTGTTTGGGTTTGTAGCGTGAAGTGAATAAATAAGCAAACCCCCATGCGATAAGGCTGCCAATCGTAACTTGCAAGATCGTGTGTTGTCCTGCCACCACTCTGCTAGCATCAGTGAGTATTGCAAGAGCGATCACAGGAAGAGCCGGCTTCCACCCATAGCGGTAATACACAAACCCAGCCGCGCTAAACACCCCCCCAGCATGCCCGCTTGGCATGCCTCTCCAGGAATTACAGCACGGGCGTTTGGCAAATTCCACTCTAGCCCCATCTTTATGGGCGTTGCTAAAAGCTCCTTTAAGGCCATAAATCACTCCTTGAGTGACTAATGTGCCGACCGCTAATTCCCCTAAACCTCTATAATCGCGCATCGCTAAACTGACCGTGCCTACAAAAATAGGCAAAAACCTAAGCACATCGCCGATTTCTTCTAAAATGTATGCCCCCTCATTGATCGGCTCACTCCTTAAAGGATATACCCATAAGAGCAGGCTCAAAAAAAGACCTTTGAGCTTTTTCATTGAAACGCTCGCTTTTCTAAGGCAAAAACTTGCCTATTCAAATAAGCATAGCCTATTAAATAGCATGCGATAAAGACTAGGCTAATCACAATGAGCGCGTAAGAATTTAAACGAAACAAGACGCTCATTAAAATAAAAGGCAGGTTGCACAGAATAAGGATAAAAGCGCATAAAGGGTTAGGGCAATTGAAAGAGCGTTGTTGCAAGAATTGGAATAAAAGGGTGTGCAAATGCAAATTATCCGGCATGGTGGCTTTCTGGCGTTTTATTTTGCGCCTAAGGATACTAAAAAGCACCTCTATGACCGGATAAAGCATTAAATTGAGCCCAAAAAACACGCTGATTTTTTGCTCCAAACTCAAATGCAAGAGGGAAATCCCGCACACCAAACCCAAAAAATACGCCCCCCCATCGCCTAAAAAAATCTTTCCTAAAGGGAAATTTAACACCATAAACCCAAGCACCATGTAAGCGAGCAAACAAGACAAACTGCTAGGGTCTATATAGTGAATGACTAAAAGCGCGATCGCACAAATCCCAGATGCAAGCCCGTTAAACCCGTCAATGATATTAATAGCGTTACTGATACCCACCAGCATAAAGATAGCGAATAAAAAAGCGATAAAATAAGGCAAGCTAAAAAGGGGCGAAAAATCGCTCACCACTAAAGGCGTTGATGAAATGATGCAAACGACCCCTACGGCTTGTAAAATAAGGCGTATTTTAGGGCTTAATGAAAGGTTGATGTCTTCTAAAAAACCGCTTAAAAAGACTAACAACAACCCTAAGAAAACAAAAAACCCCTTAAAAGGCATTTCAAAAGGTTCAAAATAACAAGCCAACGCAAAAGAAAGAAAGATCCCAAGCCCCCCAGCTCGTGGGGTTCTGGCATGATGAAAGCCTTGTATTTTATTAGCGTTATCCACAAAGAGCATGGATTTTTTAGACCACAAAATAATCAAAGAGCAAATAAATAAACTGGTTAAAAAATATAGCACCCACAACACTTTTTATTGGATTTAATTGGCATTTTGTTTTGGGTATTATAGCAAAAGATAGCTTGATGATAAAATCTTATAGGTATAAGAGGCGGGTTTTATGTTACAATTCCAAAAATCATTATTATAAAATAAAGGATAGCCATGCGTTTTGGATTGAATATTGATCACATTGTTACTTTAAGAGAGATAAGAAAAACTTATGAGCCTGAGATTTTAGAAGCCCTATTCATCGCTAAAAACACCCATAAAGTGGATTTAATCACCATTCATTTGAGAGAAGACAAACGGCACATTCAAAATGAAGACGTTTTGAGATTGCTTGAAATTAGCCCCTTGCCTATCAACATTGAATGCTCTATCAATGCTGAAATCACTGATTTTTTATGCTCTTTGAAAAATAAGCCGAGTAAGGT
This DNA window, taken from Helicobacter pylori, encodes the following:
- the lpxF gene encoding lipid A 4'-phosphatase, with translation MKKLKGLFLSLLLWVYPLRSEPINEGAYILEEIGDVLRFLPIFVGTVSLAMRDYRGLGELAVGTLVTQGVIYGLKGAFSNAHKDGARVEFAKRPCCNSWRGMPSGHAGGVFSAAGFVYYRYGWKPALPVIALAILTDASRVVAGQHTILQVTIGSLIAWGFAYLFTSRYKPKQWMLYPEISSDFKGSSRYGVSFSYQW
- a CDS encoding glycosyltransferase family 4 protein; the protein is MLWVLYFLTSLFICSLIILWSKKSMLFVDNANKIQGFHHARTPRAGGLGIFLSFALACYFEPFEMPFKGFFVFLGLLLVFLSGFLEDINLSLSPKIRLILQAVGVVCIISSTPLVVSDFSPLFSLPYFIAFLFAIFMLVGISNAINIIDGFNGLASGICAIALLVIHYIDPSSLSCLLAYMVLGFMVLNFPLGKIFLGDGGAYFLGLVCGISLLHLSLEQKISVFFGLNLMLYPVIEVLFSILRRKIKRQKATMPDNLHLHTLLFQFLQQRSFNCPNPLCAFILILCNLPFILMSVLFRLNSYALIVISLVFIACYLIGYAYLNRQVFALEKRAFQ